A single window of Toxoplasma gondii ME49 chromosome Ib, whole genome shotgun sequence DNA harbors:
- a CDS encoding hypothetical protein (encoded by transcript TGME49_209490), whose amino-acid sequence MAWILKGEFEFLVSSLAERLDIAKCRGLLTSSLDMRLVCSRDPTFAHYYGAGKAYLGRYIEKHLNRTGLGLQSKYMHKSLGASIVDECNLAHIFQILRVEELLECNAQCLPVTVAASVLLAIVGELDAVRMDLLNMKKDVRELDNFRRESAQFLTDTLEFLVEFIVESGRDRFTYIKEALILPTATPPRPIPSLGQQPPKSSQKVASDLRSSDDPFSLAARMAQGDAIAEGSDGGQEYLTSLYALYRRGDLQLEILLNSGSILSIWRRLKALFELPRATAQDLIRWAVIRQAPRLNRLRQLIFTRLLQVLCNPSLRTGKIKGDVPDFPRKALKQDRAIAATVLSAFARSGVKAWCYESESQKLDIVRGMGGGEVSSKISSMLCIKVDRGFIDLPMDDDYFDEDTLERWFSPRWSETYPNQGRYSSLIVTDDNLYRLVPRKDKSDFGFGTASSLTSLVGGRMRGIVPDDVLSGEHRFFTAPLTTAFLDTEKFDTTLREFFSSDDVC is encoded by the exons ATGGCGTGGATCCTCAAGGGAGAGTTTgagtttcttgtttcttcgctgGCGGAGCGCTTGGACATTGCAAAATGTCGAGGACTCCTGACCTCTTCGCTAGACATGCGTCTTGTTTGCTCGCGTGACCCCACTTTTGCACATTACTACGGGGCTGGCAAGGCGTACCTCGGGCGGTACATCGAGAAACACTTGAACAGAACCGGGCTCGGCTTACAGAGCAAGTACATGCACAAGTCACTAGGGGCCAGCATTGTTGATGAGTGCAATCTGGCACACATTTTCCAGATTCTTAGGGTTGAAGAGCTGCTTGAATGCAATGCACAATGCCTCCCCGTCACAGTTGCGGCGTCCGTCCTTCTCGCTATTGTTG GGGAGTTGGATGCAGTGCGAATGGACCTGCTGAATATGAAGAAGGACGTGCGGGAGCTTGATAATTTCAGGCGAGAGAGTGCACAGTTTCTCACAGACACTCTGGAATTTCTCGTCGAGTTTATTGTAGAATCGGGCCGCGACCGTTTCACTTACATCAAGGAAGCCCTTATTTTGCCTACGGCCACGCCGCCTCGACCCATCCCCAGTCTCGGACAACAAC CACCCAAAAGTTCCCAGAAAGTCGCATCGGACTTACGTTCATCTGACGACCCATTCAGTTTGGCTGCCCGTATGGCCCAAGGAGATGCGATTGCAGAAGGCTCCGATGGCGGACAGGAGTATCTAACGTCTCTATATGCCCTTTACAGACGAGGCGACCTACAGCTGGAGATTCTCCTCAATAGTGGGAGCATTTTATCAATCTGGAGGCGGCTAAAGGCACTTTTTGAGCTTCCCCGCGCCACTGCCCAAGATCTCATACGCTGGGCTGTCATTCGTCAGGCCCCTCGTCTCAATAG GCTTCGTCAGCTGATATTTACCAGACTCTTACAGGTCTTATGCAATCCTTCACTGCGGACAGGAAAAATCAAAGGAGACGTGCCTGATTTTCCACGGAAGGCTCTGAAACAGGATCGCGCGATCGCAGCAACAGTGCTCTCCGCGTTCGCTCGCTCCG GTGTCAAGGCTTGGTGCTACGAAAGCGAGTCGCAGAAATTGGATATCGTGCGAGGAATGGGGGGTGGCGAGGTGTCAAGCAAGATCTCTTCGATGTTGTGTATCAAGGTGGATCGCGG GTTCATCGACCTTCCCATGGATGACGACTATTTTGATGAGGATACTCTTGAGAGGTGGTTCTCGCCTCGGTGGAGCGAGACATATCCAAATCAAGGTCGTTACTCAAGCTTAATCGTGACCGATGACAATCTCTACCGCCTGGTTCCTAGAAAAGATAAAAGTG ATTTTGGCTTCGGAACGGCTTCCTCGCTCACGTCACTTGTTGGAGGACGCATGCGTGGTATAGTGCCTGATGATGTCCTGAGCGGTGAGCACCGTTTCTTCACCGCACCTTTAACAACCGCTTTTCTGGACACCGAAAAGTTCGACACGACTCTCAGGGAATTTTTTTCATCCGATGATGTGTGCTGA
- a CDS encoding hypothetical protein (encoded by transcript TGME49_209500), with product MEKPDSFPTLASSIEWFSSTPQPVLALLSSSSDGSVKGSAEGDGGEEPNSFTSLAGHPSSASWSDDRRTQTHASVSLPRFRFSSKSPSLSPVDSHGAPPSSSLRDGSGASSLKGNSPEDVSIFFGSSRVQTAESALGASSALRWTPEEASMAPVVGDTEEGALRPVACAIQVKKELETQERRANPLPNSASDQRASACTPPVAPYMCPFPSLSRDFTDGFVSASNHTDIAPLACAAHDLPSASPLGEVESTVGLLTKDEPPQCKRSSPNGGLSPLYEVDTSAPAHPRLPWISPTHPSVVASPPSSPVPEGLLRCRSPKTPLWLSPVSLPPSKRGVDKEEADAVKPDGQMNEGRLPASFSSSSTVGDCRGHMWDGVSAWQESQKRPASSRGDPDCTPSCSHSLSASCPPSVPLASLADPLAPPPLLSTVSELAALFEPSPGEEFFLDVSPATADLSAATLLPGSAFLESEFISSLSLSLPAVVSFLFSLFNGDPGLGILTPQAKFMAWRSLVYLSDLHEGKVASSPAAESGAGALGRGGYRAAAARGPFYRGQHAQPQAQPPPVSAQECVATSKGKRSVRHALVGERPAPMSAPAGQVASSGPTSSPHGAIQASGPAGPGPASAVAQPRGLFGRCLLPPSRPSVSEAKGEKKETAEAARGLDHFDFFKVPRTRLPGLPIANERDCAEAQESWKAAEELWAAARASTSAATSELASGAGPEFSSDTKRPRGCGPGGDSTTAVTGRSQVASVSTGSGNVAGNVGRRSSLPGEETSREVTGVSGASGSTHDDETVSCRLGQGARQHQHASAVGGGVCRKGGAEAQVGRSEVDRRRGEGDLSHFDEDKLRAAAHAERRTESVSQTPSSVATSSSPQGESFLHEQMHLLAQIGDEQQILGYEENFPRFVCGTIDRRWALQQRTVKVPLDKTLTAREALGTKKPGGADKESPTEGGGSKRKGAHSDETGERDKPGGLVLELQFEEIRYSAAKRMWPKNSVVLPEKLTPGLQVQVACYAKILERGDNSANVRKSRLGWKDDESRLVWRDGEVTKVLPASGEIYVRVQASYQDYKSMKYSVTDFVPPSLPIARPRDKLWRLRPPKAHATRDIYPGSCICMSITPSPSSGPASASARPVFYVDAVVHKVFYSSEESRECRRRCAKVRSEQGGVGSPKAGRIAPGVSTPAVKWPTETSQVPSVWTKRRPSEDQTKGASSGASSATTKQGNSSTEAAVSRGTRLQRSLLRSASRAGDSVAGNVSPVAPSPSSGTGQNRPRTRRATGATSEVGGRRDRGATGGGADQRKEGEKETTNRHDSGTSPASHVDEEPEGSECGDDESDLTVESLVHPMEGLRCPEGRTPVELHVVLLSGGTLTEDVCRVSGRQILKLPYDLHAHFDEFSPDISRHVPPDLLSDEDDEAASEKGASPPVSSPGTDGDVHGPMEETGNPRRSGALDAAGPTPLSLPEGPEAPKRARPLEIPRAAAQANAFMWVVPRALSHEVAYTAKGRTRTFSSDYFFPTQLAGAGPPHHSDHRGWHHGQSGTSGLFSLSPAPCLADPSRWDSRTKDRAKDWLDYPPFVICCFRFHPDSRYYRDHTQLVRYLQPELDVTALAKGTWKLKFPVYRPHPDDGDQLLVHPSGPAPDAYLCVEEQADKKAKVEAQDGERPVGLFRTDAVPASFGGTAKGEQQPEEALGGLLAGPSSGDSRRGMSSDGGQAYDSAGLKPRADDERVKEAAAVHGDNLRGAEQAESISGEGENSSNHQIGEEADERTAATVAVKKESAALGIGSANGPGVLSSSRGGAKRNREQLSEGDSTSELWKREEGKGEEQGFSTRESDTFTTNAHNAADITPAELENLRKCEGGTGLTVADDLAVNSGEGGDEDENEPHLPKRQKPGASFSFELERPVKGAICDNQLKQSKGWSKATEDRMACDGGRTRLQPLCSEEMENKEKRQQGLVASDKDSGVGSDVGRESRDSGTEKHARGEKKGQEPDSWSVGDVKVRLWRLLANERERRRELARETLLDWEDYEGATAGWQLRAAAATGGVDVEGPGGPEIEKGEYAEGKGRRWRSERFTRGLEACGMRLVPGLGGREENGRGATEEGRRRKESDDTSDSTFLRSDPWQRDFTQGSTRSGHDSATAVDREGRARIDLNRSGLSFSDVARFLLRQQPVHRVEGKGVTSHSTSSAAGYDHLEQKKRRMSVASLPSSSSSFPCDGPGMPSYRCSGSDMPASHRGGDESHPATHSRRYGSAHDFDCFEQAGPSREGRQRGSRVVCQGGVRASRHLDVHPTPEGGANGDWSEAETSVWARPQRERLLEGLSEFEDALLRRDGTSALAQLLKASRRRFCAAREGPRSEARHPFHGGNDTHGNDECRREERIWGYGEGAPSQSGFSTPKGNAAFREPCLEGRRHNRFRDTLRDFEGAVQRQGCHRRAEGGSDPSGSGASTRRPSRSGGLCLDEDLWQVVRRPRQHQAGEHISEPDKSSRGFTTLFKRQGSETVTSRDQCGNCQLLTASQWGGCPAGSPGEDKLPYQGSRRLRERDERAEDRRRVSSKDVETSPAFAAESDAYAEMEEDGDFSVPWRTQKEAISDFADEHSHVLRSRLCKGSDRMSGRERRTREAASAVLSSSEGACTGAADFSRIVLDRGFSAPSSVSFSPAPSRSRSFSPPSSGIRDSYHSAEMTVDPRFPQHTEAKREIADSGTVAKLAKIEEGGTVAHSQAKPVVTRGDARHIMASADGNNSGFSSTGRRHSPPHARRRARTPSSSGAGSSRRSSLTSAVDGQSVTSVRTSPALSAASLDGTVGGGGHATPPLSTGTGARRDAELHVTHSPQARSWKASGGCLPASVSENAPEGSGDNPGEDEAVTPERGGTVSRRASRKKPERPAGVPSMGTDVEWVSSQQVRGSEDGERHPDPCKRIDRSSPNKPGSSRRASREVSSPLPESANLDEDETALSGPGRRLRTLQSSGYSPASAEQVEQAKGPDAASGDGAPGRSGRRRPRASRAPPEGGKGGGVAGGSGDTEKQISTNTQSKRPRRVAAEGASRVWAGKQIDVESHGGARGEDEEEDMTGVERGGLAGRDSDEDFVP from the exons ATGGAAAAACCGGACTCATTTCCCACTCTTGCTTCGTCTATTGAGTGGTTTTCTTCAACTCCACAGCCTGTCCtagctcttctctcttcgagtTCTGATGGATCCGTGAAAGGCTCTGCAGAGGGCGATGGCGGCGAAGAACCGAATTCCTTCACTTCTCTCGCTGGACATCCCAGCAGTGCTTCCTGGTCCGACGACAGAAGGACTCAAACACATGCgtcggtctctctccctcgcttccgtttctcctccaaatcgccttctctgtcccccGTGGATAGTCACGGTGCGCCGCCTTCATCATCTCTGCGCGACGGTAGTGGCGCTTCCAGTCTGAAAGGAAACTCCCCTGAGGACGTGTCCATCTTTTTTGGATCGTCgcgtgtacagacagctgagTCCGCTCTAGGTGCATCCTCCGCTCTTCGGTGGACACCGGAAGAGGCGAGTATGGCGCCCGTTGTGGGAGACACTGAGGAAGGCGCATTGAGGCCAGTTGCATGTGCCATTCAAGTGAAAAAGGAACTTGAAACACAGGAGCGGAGGGCGAATCCTCTCCCTAATTCTGCGTCTGACCAAAGAGCGAGTGCATGTACACCACCCGTCGCGCCATATATGTGTCCATTCCCTTCATTGTCCAGAGACTTCACAGACGGATTCGTCTCGGCGAGCAACCACACTGACATTGCGCCGCTTGCGTGTGCTGCCCACGACTTGCCCTCAGCCTCGCCCCTGGGGGAAGTTGAGAGCACTGTAGGGCTGTTGACGAAGGACGAGCCGCCACAGTGTAAACGTTCGTCTCCAAATGGCGGCCTCTCGCCACTATATGAGGTGGATACCAGCGCGCCTGCGCATCCAAGGCTTCCGTGGATTTCTCCCACGCATCCGTCTGTGGTTGCGTcgcctccctcgtctcctgtccccgagggtctccttcgctgcagGTCGCCCAAAACACCCCTTTGGCTTTCGCCCGTCTCGCTGCCCCCTAGCAAACGCGGGGtcgacaaagaagaggctGACGCAGTGAAACCCGACGGCCAGATGAACGAGGGAAGGCTCCCCGCTtcattctcctcttcgtcgaccgTGGGAGACTGTAGGGGTCATATGTGGGACGGCGTCAGTGCGTGGCAAGAATCACAGAAGCGTCCCGCGTCAAGTAGGGGGGACCCAGACTGCACTCCTTCCTGCTCGCATTCCTTGTCAGCGTCATGCCCCCCTTCGGTGCCTCTTGCTTCGTTAGCCGATCCCCTTGCGCCTCCGCCGCTACTCTCTACGGTTTCTGAGCTCGCTGCGCTCTTCGAGCCGTCCCCTGGCGAGGAGTTTTTTCTGGATGTTTCGCCTGCGACTGCAGACCTTTCTGCAGCGACTCTGCTCCCGGGCTCCGCCTTTTTGGAAAGCGAGTTcatctcgtcgctctcgctctctctgccggcggtcgtctccttcctcttttctttgttcaACGGAGACCCGGGGCTCGGTATTCTCACGCCTCAAGCGAAGTTCATGGCCTGGCGATCCCTGGTGTATCTCTCCGATCTCCATGAGGGGAAagtcgcttcctcgcctgccgCGGAATCAGGCGCCGGAGCGCTCGGTCGGGGCGGCTAtcgagcagctgcagctcgCGGGCCTTTTTACAGGGGCCAGCACGCGCAGCCTCAGGCTCAGCCCCCCCCAGTCAGTGCCCAGGAATGTGTTGCGACCTCCAAAGGGAAGCGTTCGGTCCGCCACGCCCTCGTCGGCGAGCGGCCAGCCCCCATGAGCGCACCAGCTGGGCAAGTGGCTTCTTCTGGTCCGACATCTTCACCTCACGGAGCTATCCAAGCCTCCGGGCCAGCTGGCCCAGGGCCTGCTTCTGCAGTGGCGCAGCCTCGGGGTCTCTTTGGCCGGTGTCTCTTGCCGCCCTCGAGGCCTTCAGTCTCAGAGGCGAAGggcgaaaagaaggagaccgCCGAGGCAGCGAGGGGCTTGGATCACTTTGACTTTTTCAAAGTCCCACGCACGCGATTGCCAGGATTGCCGATTGCAAACGAGCGAGACTGCGCCGAGGCGCAGGAGTCCTGGAAAGCTGCTGAGGAGCTTTGGGCGGCGGCGCGAGCGAGCACGTCAGCGGCCACCTCAGAGTTGGCAAGCGGAGCAGGTCCGGAGTTTTCCAGTGACACAAAGCGACCTCGCGGCTGCGGCCCTGGAGGGGACAGCACGACGGCCGTCACAGGCAGGTCTCAGGTGGCGAGTGTATCGACAGGATCAGGGAATGTGGCTGGTAATGTGGGAAGGCGAAGCTCTCTGCCAGGGGAGGAGACATCGCGAGAGGTGACTGGTGTGTCGGGTGCAAGTGGGTCGACCCACGATGATGAAACGGTCTCTTGTCGGCTTGGACAGGGAGCCCGACAACACCAACATGCTTCTGCTGTGGGGGGAGGAGTGTGTCGGAAAGGTGGGGCCGAGGCGCAGGTTGGTCGAAGTGAAGTCGatcgaagaaggggagaaggcgacctCTCCCACTTTGACGAGGACAAGTTGCGAGCAGCGGCGCATGCCGAGCGGCGAACGGAGTCGGTGTCCCAAACACCTTCTTCCGTCGccacttcttcctcaccgCAGGGGGAGTCTTTCTTGCACGAGCAAATGCACCTCCTTGCCCAAATCGGCGACGAGCAGCAGATTTTGGGGTACGAAGAGAACTTCCCACGCTTCGTCTGTGGGACGATCGACAGACGCTGGGCTCTCCAGCAAAGGACTGTCAAGGTGCCGCTGGACAAGACGctgacagcgagagaagccttGGGCACGAAGAAGCCGGGTGGCGCGGATAAAGAGAGCCCAACAGAAGGGGGTGGGAGTAAGAGGAAAGGCGCACACTCtgacgagacaggcgaaagagacaaaccAGGTGGCCTCGTGCTGGAACTTCAATTTGAGGAGATTCGGTACAGTGCTGCCAAACGAATGTGGCCAAAGAACTCCGTTGTCCTACCTGAAAAGCTCACGCCGG GGTTGCAAGTGCAGGTGGCGTGCTATGCCAAGATCCTCGAGCGCGGCGACAATTCCGCCAACGTTCGCAAGAGCCGACTTGGCTGGAAAGACGATGAGAGTCGGCTGGTctggagagacggcgaggtgACGAAGGTTTTGCCGGCTTCCGGTGAGATCTACGTTCGCGTCCAGGCCAGCTACCAAGACTATAAG AGCATGAAGTACTCCGTAACTGATTTCGTCCCCCCGTCACTGCCTATTGCTCGGCCTCGCGACAAGCTCTGGCGGTTGCGGCCGCCTAAAGCGCACGCTACGAGAGACATCTATCCAGGCTCCTGCATTTGCATGAGCATCACGCCCTCGCCGTCATCAGGGcccgcttctgcttctgctcgtCCCGTGTTTTATGTGGACGCAGTTGTGCACAAGGTCTTTTATTCGTCAGAGGAGTCTCGCGAATGCCGCCGCAGATGCGCGAAAGTTCGCTCCGAACAAGGGGGTGTTGGGTCGCCCAAGGCAGGAAGGATTGCGCCGGGCGTTTCTACGCCTGCCGTGAAATGGCCGACGGAAACGAGTCAAGTGCCGAGTGTCTGGACAAAGCGACGGCCGTCGGAAGACCAGACAAAAGGAGCCTCGTCGGGTGCGTCTTCGGCCACAACGAAACAGGGTAATTCGTCAACAGAAGCGGCGGTATCTCGCGGAACAAGGCTGCAgcgctcgcttcttcgaTCGGCCTCCAGGGCAGGCGATTCTGTCGCGGGAAAcgtgtctcctgtcgctccttcgccttcatCGGGGACCGGGCAGAACCGGCCTCGAACCCGCAGAGCCACAGGCGCCACGAGTGAGGTGGGAGGCCGTAGAGATCGGGGGGCTACCGGCGGCGGGGCGGATCAAcggaaagagggagagaaggaaacaacaAATCGGCATGATTCTGGGACTTCTCCCGCGTCGCATGTGGATGAGGAACCTGAGGGGAGTGAGtgcggagacgacgagagcgaCTTGACTGTTGAATCGCTAGTGCACCCGATGGAAGGCCTGAGGTGCCCCGAGGGCCGGACGCCGGTCGAGCTTCACGTCGTGCTTCTTTCCGGAGGAACCCTGACGGAAGACGTTTGCCGCGTTTCTGGCAGACAAATCCTGAAGTTGCCCTAcgacctgcatgcgcatttcGACGAATTTTCCCCGGACATATCGCGCCACGTTCCTCCCGATCTGTTGTCcgatgaagacgacgaggctGCTTCAGAGAAAGGGGCGTCTCCGCCGGTCTCGTCCCCAGGCACAGACGGAGATGTACACGGCCCGATGGAGGAAACAGGCAACCCGAGGCGATCTGGGGCCCTCGACGCAGCCGGACCTAcgcccctgtctctcccggaAGGGCCTGAAGCTCCGAAGCGGGCACGGCCCCTGGAAATTCCTCGAGCGGCTGCGCAGGCAAATGCATTCATGTGGGTTGTGCCTCGTGCGTTGAGCCACGAAGTCGCGTACACAGCTAAGGGAAGAACTCGCACCTTCAGCTCTGACTACTTTTTTCCTACTCAGCTGGCAGGTGCCGGGCCGCCCCACCACAGCGATCACCGAGGATGGCACCACGGCCAGAGTGGCACCTCGGGattgttctcgctctcgcctgcgCCCTGTCTAGCCGATCCGAGCCGGTGGGATTCTCGGACAAAGGATCGGGCGAAGGACTGGCTAGACTACCCCCCCTTTGTCATCTGTTGTTTCCGCTTCCATCCTGACAGCCGGTACTACAGAGACCACACGCAGCTCGTGCGGTACCTGCAGCCCGAGCTCGACGTCACAGCACTCGCGAAAGGCACTTGGAAGCTCAAGTTTCCGGTCTATCGGCCGCACCCCGACGACGGCGACCAGCTGCTTGTCCACCCCTCCGGGCCTGCCCCCGATGCGTATCTGTGCGTGGAAGAACAAGCCGACAAAAAGGCAAAAGTGGAGGCTCAAGACGGAGAACGTCCTGTGGGACTTTTCAGGACAGATGCTGTGCCTGCCTCGTTCGGGGGGACGGCGAAGGGCGAGCAACAACCGGAAGAAGCTTTAGGGGGTCTTCTCGCTGGTCCTTCTAGCGGCGATTCCAGACGCGGAATGTCTTCCGACGGAGGCCAGGCATACGATTCAGCGGGACTCAAACCCCGGGCTGATGatgagagagtgaaagaggCAGCTGCTGTACACGGTGACAACCTTCGAGGCGCCGAGCAAGCCGAGTCAATCTCTGGCGAGGGGGAAAACTCGTCCAATCACCAGATTGGGGAGGAAGCCGACGAACGGACTGCGGCCACCGTAGCTGTCAAGAAGGAGTCCGCGGCTCTGGGAATAGGCAGCGCCAACGGTCCAGgagttctttcctcttctaGAGGAGGAGCGAAGCGGAACCGAGAGCAGCTGTCGGAAGGAGATTCAACAAGTGAACTCTGGAAgcgtgaagaaggaaagggtGAAGAGCAGGGCTTCAGCACTCGAGAATCCGATACCTTCACTACAAACGCCCACAACGCAGCAGACATCACTCCCGCGGAGCTGGAAAATCTCCGAAAATGTGAAGGTGGAACGGGATTGACTGTTGCAGATGATCTGGCTGTCAACTCCGGTGAGGGAGGGGACGAGGATGAGAATGAACCTCATTTGccgaagcgacagaaaccgGGGGCTTCATTTTCCTTCGAGTTGGAGCGGCCTGTCAAGGGCGCTATTTGCGACAATCAACTGAAACAAAGCAAGGGCTGGTCAAAGGCAACAGAGGATAGAATGGCGTGCGATGGCGGTCGCACTCGGCTTCAGCCTCTTTGCTCTGAAGAGATGGAGAAtaaagagaaaaggcagcaAGGCCTGGTGGCATCGGACAAGGACTCGGGAGTGGGCTCTGACGTCGGGAGAGAGTCACGAGACAGCgggacagagaaacacgcgcgcggagagaaaaaagggcaGGAGCCCGATTCATGGAGTGTCGGAGACGTTAAGGTCCGCCTGTGGCGGCTGCTCGCCAAtgaaagagagcgacgaagagagctGGCTCGAGAGACTCTTCTTGATTGGGAGGACTATGAGGGTGCCACCGCTGGTTGGCAGTTGCGTGCCGCTGCTGCGACCGGGGGTGTGGACGTGGAGGGGCCCGGGGGACCAGAAATCGAGAAGGGAGAGTAcgcagaaggcaaagggaggAGGTGGAGGTCGGAGCGTTTTACAAGGGGATTAGAAGCGTGTGGCATGCGCTTGGTTCCAGGGCTtggcggaagagaagagaatggGAGAGGGGCGACAGAAGAGggtagaagaagaaaagaaagcgacgacACCTCCGATTCTACGTTTCTGCGGTCCGACCCCTGGCAACGCGACTTCACTCAAGGTTCCACACGATCCGGGCATGACTCAGCTACCGCTGTCGATCGGGAAGGGAGGGCAAGGATAGACCTTAATAGATCCGGCCTGTCGTTTTCAGACGTCGCAAGGTTCCTTCTCAGACAACAACCAGTTCACCGGGTTGAAGGCAAAGGTGTCACTTCCCACTCGACATCTTCGGCAGCAGGATACGACCACttggaacagaagaaaaggcgcaTGAGCGTGGCGTCCTTGCCGTCCTCGAGTTCATCCTTTCCTTGTGACGGACCGGGAATGCCCTCCTATCGGTGTAGCGGTTCAGATATGCCTGCTTCTCACAGAGGCGGAGACGAAAGTCACCCAGCGACGCACAGCCGTCGCTATGGTTCCGCTCATGATTTCGATTGCTTCGAGCAAGCAGGACCGTCACGCGAAGGGCGGCAGAGGGGAAGCAGGGTGGTCTGTCAAGGAGGTGTACGCGCGTCTCGTCATTTGGACGTCCACCCGACGCCTGAAGGCGGCGCTAACGGCGACTGGAGTGAAGCCGAAACTTCTGTCTGGGCACGTCCTcagagagagcgactgcTTGAGGGACTGTCTGAATTTGAGGACGCCCTTCTAAGGCGAGACGGCACATCTGCTCTTGCGCAACTCTTGAAGGCGAGCCGCAGGCGTTTCTGTGCGGCGCGTGAGGGGCCCCGAAGTGAAGCCCGGCACCCGTTTCACGGAGGCAATGACACACACGGCAACGATGAATGCCGGCGCGAAGAAAGGATTTGGGGTTATGGCGAGGGGGCTCCCTCACAGTCTGGATTTTCTACGCCCAAAGGGAACGCCGCTTTTCGGGAGCCTTGCCTtgaagggaggagacacaacAGATTCCGTGACACGCTCAGGGACTTTGAAGGAGCggtgcagagacaggggTGTCATCGCCGCGCCGAGGGCGGAAGCGACCCTTCAGGTAGTGGTGCAAGCACTCGGCGCCCAAGTCGGAGTGGGGGACTCTGCCTGGACGAAGACCTCTGGCAAGTCGTTCGACGCCCTCGACAACACCAGGCAGGTGAACATATTAGTGAGCCCGACAAGAGTTCGAGAGGTTTTACTACCTTGTTCAAAAGACAGGGGAGCGAGACAGTGACCTCGAGAGACCAGTGCGGAAATTGCCAGCTGTTGACGGCCTCTCAGTGGGGAGGATGCCCTGCTGGTTCTCCAGGTGAAGACAAACTTCCTTACCAGGGTTCGCGTCGATTGAGGGAAAGAGATGAACGAGCTGAAGACCGACGTCGAGTGTCGTCTAAAGACGTTGAAACGTCTCCAGCGTTTGCTGCAGAATCAGACGCATACGCAGaaatggaagaagacggtgATTTCTCCGTGCCGTGGCGCACTCAGAAAGAGGCGATTTCGGACTTCGCTGACGAGCACAGCCATGTGTTGAGGAGCCGTCTGTGCAAGGGCAGTGACCGCATGTCAGGGCGGGaaaggagaacaagggagGCTGCATCAGCTGTTCTTTCGTCGAGTGAGGGAGCGTGCACAGGGGCAGCGGACTTTTCGCGCATTGTGCTCGATCGGGGTTTCTCAGCGCCATCGTCTGTGAGCTTCTCGCCGGCTCCATCGCGCTCGcggtcgttttctcctccatcCAGTGGGATTAGAGACTCATATCATTCAGCTGAAATGACAGTGGATCCACGCTTTCCTCAACACACggaagcgaagcgagagatcGCAGACTCAGGGACTGTGGCGAAGCTTGCCAAAatcgaagaaggcggaacAGTCGCCCATTCACAGGCCAAGCCTGTGGTGACGCGAGGAGATGCACGACACATAATGGCATCAGCGGATGGCAACAACTCCGGATTTTCAAGTACTGGCAGGCGTCATTCTCCGCCTCATGCCCGTCGGCGGGCCAGAACGCCGTCTTCAAGTGGAGCAGGTTCTTCTCGCAGAAGCTCGCTGACATCCGCTGTAGATGGGCAGTCTGTGACAAGCGTCCGCACGTCGCCGGCGCTCTCAGCAGCATCTTTGGATGGCACTGTCGGTGGTGGGGGACACGCAACGCCTCCACTGTCTACTGGTACGGGGGCCAGACGTGACGCAGAATTGCATGTGACCCACTCTCCACAGGCGCGTTCTTGGAAAGCGTCAGGAGGATGTCTACCGGCGAGTGTCTCCGAAAATGCCCCCGAAGGCTCTGGAGATAACCccggcgaagacgaagccgtGACGCCGGAACGCGGCGGCACCGTATCTCGGCGTGCAAGTCGCAAGAAGCCAGAGAGACCGGCGGGAGTGCCGAGCATGGGGACCGACGTGGAGTGGGTTTCATCGCAGCAAGTTCGGGGTAGTGAAGACGGGGAACGGCATCCAGACCCGTGCAAAAGGATAGACAGAAGCAGCCCGAATAAGCCGGGGAGTTCGCGACGGGCGTCAAGAGAGGTGTCGAGCCCCTTGCCGGAGAGTGCAAATTTGGACGAGGACGAAACCGCGTTGTCAGGTCCTGGTCGACGGTTACGAACCCTCCAGTCTTCTGGGTACTCTCCCGCCAGCGCCGAGCAGGTAGAACAGGCCAAGGGGCCCGACGCGGCCTCAGGGGACGGTGCACCTGGACGTTCCGGACGGAGACGTCCTCGGGCTTCTCGTGCTCCTCCTGAAGGTGGAAAAGGTGGAGGCGTCGCTGGAGGTTCAGGAGATACCGAAAAACAGATCTCCACGAACACACAAAGCAAACGGCCGCGGCGAGTCGCTGCAGAGGGCGCGTCGCGAGTTTGGGCGGGCAAGCAGATCGACGTGGAAAGTCACGGCGGTGCTCgtggggaagacgaagaagaggataTGACTGGGGTGGAGAGAGGGGGGCTGGCGGGAAGGGACAGTGACGAAGATTTCGTGCCATAG